The DNA sequence CCTGCGGAAAACTATTGAAACCTGATTTTATCTTCTTTGGGGAGGCAATACCTGCCCTGGCACGGGATCGGGCATTTAGAGAGAGTGAAGTAACTGACGTGATGCTGGTGATCGGCACAACAGGAGAAGTGATGCCAGCCAGTATGATACCATATATTGCCAGGCAGCAGGGTGCATTTATAATCGAGATCAATCCAGGATATTCTGCTTATCAGAATGGAGTATCTAATATAGTGATCAGACAACCGGCAGGAGAAGTAATGCCTAAGATAGTCAAAGGTGTGAAGGGTGAATAACCAAAAGCAGGCATATATTTACGGATTAATAGCTGTATTTTTCTGGTCAACTGTAGCTACAGCCTTTAAAATCGCTTTAAAATATAATTCACCTGCTGCCATGCTGCTGCTGGCAAGTCTATTTTCACTGGCAGCACTCATTATAGTAGCTGTCTGGCAGGGGAAATTATCCCTGCTTTGGAAATCCCCAAAACGGTTATTAGTTAAAGCCTGTCTTTTAGGGATTTTAAATCCCATGCTTTATTACCTGATACTACTGCAGGCATACAACCTGCTTCCAGCTCAAATTGCTCAACCATTGAATTATACCTGGGCAATTATGATCGCTTTACTTTCCATTGTCATCCAGAAGCAGAAATTGCGATATTTTGATATTATAGCTTTGATAGTATGTTATAGCGGTGTGGCAGTGATCTCGTCCGGAGGTGGCAGGCTGGGTGAAATAAATCACACAGGAGTTTTTCTAGCACTGATATCCTCAATAGTCTGGGCATTTTACTGGATCTATAATGCAGGTATCAAGCTTGATCCGCTCATCAAGCTTATCGCTAATTTTATTACCGGGAGTATATTAATATTCTGCTACTGTCTTATTACCCGCGATCTGCCAGTATTCAGTAAAATGGGATTATTATCAACACTCTATCCGGGGCTGTTTGAAATGGGACTCACATTCGTGTTCTGGTTAAAAGCAATGGAACTTACAGAGAAAACAGTGAGTATCTCAAATCTGATCTTTCTGTCTCCCTTCCTCTCATTTATTTTTATTAAAATAACTCTCAAAGAATCCATAGCATGGACTTCCGTTGCGGGTTTAATACTAATTACAGCGGGTATATTATTTCAGCATTATCAAGCAGGCAAAGATCTAAAACATAAGCAAAAAAATCAGTTCTCGCACTCCTCTTCTTCATAATCTTCATCATCGTCATCATCATCTTCTTCATATTCGTCATCAAGCATCCAGTCAGGGCAGAATAATGAATTTTCCTTCTTATCCCAGCCATCCACATTTTCCAATCCGAACCTATCAAGCATATCTTCTTCCCACACTGAATAACGCACGTCATCATTATAAATATCATATACCAGTACCGGATTTGAAAACTTTCTAAGGGAATAGGGATTGCCAATCAATTCAAAAAACTCTCTTATACGCTTACGATCGCGTTCTGCTTTCATTATATCTTTCTCCTATACTTTTTTATAATTTGACCAAAAACTCCACTACTATAAACACGTCCTCAAAAAACAGTGAGTGTTTATATGTCAAATAAAATGAAAAATATTTTGTTAATCTTGGTGCTGATTTGCCTGAGTGCAACGGCTTATGGCTTTGCTCCGCAGAGACGGGATTTTGCCTCTGAATATCAATATCGGCTCTATCGAAGCTGGCTGGCAAGAGAAGCTACTGAAATTGATCTGCCAGCAAAAATTACTGCCGAATATGTGAGACGCAATATTAAGTTCAGCAAAACGGGTGAAGCTCAAGTGATATATATCTGGAATAACTGGGAAATCACCAGTCAGCGTGAAGACCTGCCGGCAATGCTGCCATTCAGCAATTAT is a window from the Candidatus Stygibacter australis genome containing:
- a CDS encoding DMT family transporter; its protein translation is MNNQKQAYIYGLIAVFFWSTVATAFKIALKYNSPAAMLLLASLFSLAALIIVAVWQGKLSLLWKSPKRLLVKACLLGILNPMLYYLILLQAYNLLPAQIAQPLNYTWAIMIALLSIVIQKQKLRYFDIIALIVCYSGVAVISSGGGRLGEINHTGVFLALISSIVWAFYWIYNAGIKLDPLIKLIANFITGSILIFCYCLITRDLPVFSKMGLLSTLYPGLFEMGLTFVFWLKAMELTEKTVSISNLIFLSPFLSFIFIKITLKESIAWTSVAGLILITAGILFQHYQAGKDLKHKQKNQFSHSSSS